A genome region from Tursiops truncatus isolate mTurTru1 chromosome 15, mTurTru1.mat.Y, whole genome shotgun sequence includes the following:
- the PPL gene encoding periplakin isoform X2: MSTSLQLQSVSNKELSELIEQLQKNADQVERNIVDTEAKLQSDLARLQEGRQPEHRDSALQKVSDSEKLLYVLEADAAIAKHMKHPQADMIAEDICQLKERVTNLRGKHKQVYNLAVKEVDPQVNWEALVEEKLDKLSSQSFGSDLPLVDHQVEQHNIFHNEVKAIRPHLTKDGGKEQNSELQAKYQKLLAASQARQQHLSSLQDYMQRCTNELYWLDQQAQSRMQYDWSDCNLDYPSRRRQYENFINRNLEAKEERINKLHSEGDQLLAAKHPGRKSIEAHMEAVHADWKEYLNLLICEESHLKYMEDYHQFHKDVKDAQELLRKVDSDLNQKYSPDFKDQYQIELMLRELDDQEKALDKYEHEVRGLQKRGQQVVPLRYRRETPFKPIPVEALCDFESDQGLISRGYSYTLQRNNGESWDLTDSAGNELTAPAVCFMIPPTDPEALALADSLGSQYQTLRQKAAGSRRALQQRHEVLKAENSGDVSDLQGRQLLAGLDKVASDLDRQEKAITGILRPPLEQGRAVQDSAERAKDLKNITNELLRIEPEKASSTAEGEAFMQALPDSGSAALLRTRVEDTQRRYERLVQLLDAAQEKVDIANRLEKSLQQGREVLASYENQLAQEDTVPKSGHALDSKRQELAAMASELQARQALLSEVEQNLQAAKQCSGSLASRFQEHCPDLERQEAEVHKLRQRFDNLCQQVELRVQSLQSTRAAHDAFYSGRDRLLQFLSHIPSYEPQETDGLGQMETKLNNQKNLLDEIARREEEVQKVYTHSQQYQQAVKDYELEAEKLRSLLDLENGRSSHMSKRARLQSPATKVREEETALAAKFTEVNAINRQRLQNLEFALNLLRQQAEAGMSHEALPRGKPGSEVEETWKIQRELDEEAERRQQLENEVRSAQEEIRTLQNQSPQEAVVRKVLKKVPDPTLEESFRQTQQTLVEEQCKNQLLQKELEALQLRLCALEQEARDGGQEYMVKEVLRIEPDQTQANEVLRLREELEELRRQKGTREAEVLLLQQRIAALAQEKNQVREKVTEKDVVKLQNDPQLEAEFRKLQEDQQREHQLREKQEEELSFLQDKLKRLEKERAMAESKIIIKEVLKVEKDVATEREVGDLKRQYEDEAAKARANKREKTGLLRKIWALEEENAKVVVQEKVREIVRPDPKAESEVANLRLELVEQECKYRGAEEQLKSYQSELEVLRRRGPQVEVKEVTKEIIKYKTDPEMEKELQRLREEIIDKTRLIERCDLEIYQLKQEIQSLKEAKPQVQTKEVVQELLQFQEDPQTKEEVESLRAQLSQEQKKQVDLEIERASQEEKIKQKEEELSQVKEKMVQQEVVRYEEEPGLQAEVNAFTESINAELQQIDGLRGELQQLQRRRAELECQLEELERERQTRREAELEVQHLKQRLAQLEEGEAREKVTLKQKVVLQQDPQQAREHTLLALQLEEERHRRQVLEHELKTLKKKLEHLEKMEVKEKVVLSKSIQVERGDTEQEIQKLKSSLEAESQSKRELDAEVSQLEAKLSELEFCNSKSSKELDFLREENHKLQLERQSLQLEARRLQSEIEMAVAETQGLRSMPVAADPGAQLDCRLRSLEQELDDLRQLSRDKDLEIDELQRRLGSVAIKREQRENHLRRSIVVIDPDSGRELSPEEAHRAGLIDWNMFVKLRSQECDWEEISVKGPNGESSVIHDRKSGKKFSIEEALQNGRLTPAQYDRYINKDMSIQELAVLVSGEK; the protein is encoded by the exons CGTCTCTAACAAGGAGCTGTCAGAGCTGATTGAGCAGCTGCAGAAGAATGCCGACCAGGTGGAGAGGAACATCGTGGACACGGAGGCCAAGCTGCAGAGC GACCTGGCCCGGCTGCAGGAGGGCCGGCAGCCGGAGCACCGGGACTCAGCCCTGCAGAAGGTTTCAGACTCAGAGAAGCTGCTGTATGTGCTGGAGGCAGACGCGGCCATCGCCAAGCACATGAAGCACCCCCAGGCGGACATGATCGCCGAGGA CATCTGTCAGCTGAAGGAGCGTGTGACCAACCTCCGCGGGAAACACAAGCAGGTCTACAACCTGGCAGTGAAGGAGGTGGACCCGCAGGTCAACTGGGAGGCGCTGGTGGAGGAAAAGCTG GACAAGCTGAGCAGCCAGAGCTTCGGGTCGGACCTGCCACTGGTGGACCACCAGGTGGAGCAGCACAACATCTTCCACAATGAAGTCAAGGCCATCAGGCCCCACCTGACCAAGGACGGGGGCAAG GAGCAGAACAGCGAACTGCAGGCCAAGTACCAGAAACTGCTG GCGGCGTCTCAGGCACGGCAGCAGCACCTGAGCTCGCTGCAGGACTACATGCAGCGCTGCACCAATGAGCTGTACTGGCTGGACCAGCAGGCCCAGAGTCGTATGCAGTACGACTGGAGCGACTGCAACCTCGACTACCCCAGCCGCCGGCGCCAGTATGAG AATTTCATCAACCGGAACCTGGAGGCCAAAGAGGAGAGAATTAACAAGCTGCACAGTGAGGGTGACCAGCTGCTTGCCGCCAAGCACCCCGGAAGGAAATCCATTGAG GCTCACATGGAGGCTGTGCATGCAGATTGGAAGGAGTACCTGAACCTGCTCATCTGTGAGGAGAGCCATCTGAAGTACATGGAAGACTACCACCAG TTCCACAAAGACGTGAAGGATGCCCAGGAGCTGCTGCGCAAGGTGGACTCAGACCTGAACCAGAAATACAGTCCCGACTTCAAAGACCAATACCAGATTGAGTTGATGCTGCGGGAGCTGGAC GACCAGGAGAAGGCTCTGGACAAGTACGAGCACGAGGTGCGGGGCCTGCAGAAGCGAGGGCAGCAGGTGGTACCCCTCAGGTACCGCCGGGAGACACCATTCAAGCCCATCCCCGTGGAGGCACTCTGTGACTTTGAGAGTGACCAG GGCCTAATCTCTCGGGGCTACAGCTACACCCTGCAGAGGAACAACGGGGAGAGCTGGGACCTCACGGACAGCGCAGGGAATGAGCTGACTGCCCCAGCTGTCTGCTTCATGATCCCTCCCACCGACCCCGAGGCCCTGGCTCTGGCCGACAG CCTGGGCAGCCAGTACCAGACCCTGCGGCAGAAGGCAGCTGGGAGCAGAAGGGCGCTCCAGCAGCGGCATGAGGTGCTGAAGGCAGAGAACTCTGGAG ATGTCTCTGACCTGCAGGGCCGGCAGCTGCTGGCCGGCTTGGACAAGGTGGCCAGCGACCTGGACCGGCAGGAGAAGGCCATCACAGGGATCCTGCGGCCGCCGCTGGAGCAGGGCCGGGCCGTGCAGGACAGTGCTGAGCGGGCCAAGGACCTCAAG AACATCACCAACGAGCTGCTGCGCATCGAGCCCGAGAAGGCGAGCAGCACGGCCGAGGGCGAGGCATTCATGCAGGCCCTCCCGGACAGTGGCAGTGCGGCCCTGCTGAGGACGCGGGTGGAGGACACCCAGCGCAGATACGAGCGCCTGGTGCAGCTGCTGGACGCGGCCCAGGAGAA GGTTGACATCGCCAACCGCCTGGAGAAGAGCCTGCAGCAGGGCCGGGAGGTGCTGGCCTCATACGAAAACCAGCTGGCCCAGGAGGACACAGTGCCCAAGAGTGGCCATGCCCTGGACAGCAAGAGGCAGGAGCTGGCG GCCATGGCCTCCGAGCTGCAGGCCCGGCAGGCCCTCCTCAGCGAGGTGGAGCAGAATCTGCAGGCCGCCAAGCAGTGCTCTGGCTCGCTGGCCAGCCGCTTCCAGGAGCACTGCCCGGACCTGGAGCGCCAGGAGGCTGAGGTGCACAAGCTGCGCCAGCGCTTTGACAACCTCTGCCAGCAGGTGGAGCTCAG GGTCCAGAGCCTGCAGAGCACCCGGGCTGCTCACGACGCCTTCTATAGTGGCCGCGACCGCCTGCTGCAGTTCCTGTCCCACATCCCCAGCTACGAGCCCCAGGAGACAGACGGCCTCGGCCAGATGGAGACCAAACTGAACAACCAGAAG AACCTGCTAGATGAGATAgcaagaagggaagaggaagtaCAGAAAGTCTACACCCACTCCCAGCAGTACCAGCAAGCTGTCAAG GACTACGAGTTGGAAGCAGAGAAACTCAGGTCCCTCCTTGACTTGGAGAATGGAAGAAGCAGCCACATGAGCAAGAGGGCCAGGCTCCAGTCCCCTGCCACCAAAGTGAGGGAAGAG GAAACGGCTCTTGCTGCCAAGTTCACGGAAGTTAATGCCATCAACAGACAGAGGCTGCAGAATCTGGAGTTTGCTCTGAATCTCCTGAGACAG CAGGCTGAGGCAGGCATGAGCCATGAGGCCCTGCCCAGGGGCAAGCCGGGCTCCGAAGTAGAGGAGACGTGGAAGATTCAGAGGGAGCTGGACGAGGAGGCGGAGCGGAGGCAGCAGCTGGAGAATGAGGTCAGGAGCGCCCAGGAGGAGATCCGGACCCTGCAGAACCAGAGCCCACAGGAAGCAGTGGTGAGGAAGGTGCTCAAGAAGGTGCCAGACCCCACGCTGGAGGAGAGCTTCCGGCAGACGCAGCAGACCCTGGTGGAGGAGCAGTGCAAGAACCAGCTGCTGCAGAAGGAGCTGGAGGCGCTGCAGCTGCGGCTGTGCGCCCTGGAGCAGGAGGCCAGGGATGGCGGGCAGGAGTACATGGTCAAGGAGGTTCTGCGCATCGAGCCGGACCAAACCCAGGCCAACGAGGTCCTGAGGCTGCGGGAGGAGCTGGAGGAGCTGCGGCGGCAGAAGGGCACCCGGGAGGCAGAGGTGCTCCTCCTGCAGCAGCGCATcgcagccctggcccaggagaaGAACCAGGTGCGGGAGAAGGTCACCGAGAAGGATGTGGTGAAACTGCAGAATGACCCCCAGCTGGAGGCAGAGTTCCGGAAGCTGCAGGAGGACCAGCAACGGGAGCATCAGCtcagggagaagcaggaggaggagCTGAGCTTCCTCCAGGACAAGCTGAAGAGGCTGGAGAAGGAGCGGGCCATGGCTGAGAGCAAGATCATCATCAAGGAGGTGCTCAAGGTGGAAAAGGATGTGGCAACCGAGAGGGAGGTGGGTGACCTCAAACGCCAGTATGAGGACGAGGCCGCCAAGGCTCGTGCCAACAAGAGGGAGAAAACGGGGCTGCTCCGAAAGATCTGGGCCTTGGAGGAGGAAAATGCCAAAGTGGTCGTGCAGGAAAAAGTGCGGGAGATCGTCCGGCCAGACCCCAAGGCAGAGAGTGAGGTGGCCAACCTCCGCCTGGAGCTGGTCGAGCAGGAGTGCAAGTACCGGGGGGCCGAGGAGCAGCTGAAGAGCTACCAGAGCGAGCTGGAGGTGCTCCGGAGGCGGGGCCCCCAGGTGGAGGTCAAGGAAGTGACGAAGGAGATCATCAAGTACAAGACTGACCCCGAGATGGAGAAAGAGCTTcagaggctcagggaggagaTCATCGACAAGACCAGACTCATCGAAAGGTGTGACCTGGAGATCTACCAGCTGAAGCAGGAGATCCAGTCCCTGAAAGAGGCCAAACCCCAGGTGCAGACCAAGGAGGTGGTCCAGGAGCTCCTGCAGTTCCAGGAAGACCCCCAGACCAAAGAGGAAGTGGAGTCTCTGAGGGCCCAGCTGTCACAGGAGCAGAAGAAGCAAGTGGATCTGGAAATAGAGAGGGCGTCCCAGGAggaaaaaatcaaacagaaggAGGAGGAGCTTTCCCAGGTGAAGGAGAAGATGGTCCAGCAGGAGGTCGTCAGGTACGAGGAGGAGCCGGGCCTGCAGGCCGAGGTGAACGCCTTCACCGAGAGCATCAACGCGGAGCTGCAGCAGATCGATGGCCTCCGCGGGGAGCTGCAGCAGCTACAGCGCAGGCGAGCGGAGCTGGAGTGCCAGCTGGAGGAGCTGGAGCGCGAGCGGCAGACACGCAGGGAGGCCGAGCTGGAGGTACAGCACCTGAAGCAGCGGCTGGCccagctggaggagggggaggcccGGGAAAAGGTGACCCTCAAGCAGAAGGTGGTGCTGCAGCAGGACCCCCAGCAGGCCCGGGAGCACACCCTGCTCGCGCTGCAGCTGGAGGAAGAGCGGCACCGGCGGCAGGTCCTGGAGCATGAGCTCAAGACCCTGAAGAAAAAGCTGGAGCACCTAGAGAAGATGGAGGTCAAGGAGAAGGTGGTCCTCTCCAAGAGCATCCAGGTGGAGAGAGGTGACACCGAGCAGGAGATTCAGAAGCTAAAGAGCAGCCTGGAGGCAGAGAGCCAGAGCAAGAGGGAGCTGGACGCGGAGGTGAGCCAGCTGGAGGCCAAGCTGTCGGAGCTGGAGTTCTGTAACTCCAAGTCATCCAAGGAGCTGGATTTCTTGAGGGAAGAGAACCACAAACTGCAGCTGGAGCGGCAGAGCCTGCAGCTCGAGGCCCGCAGGCTCCAGTCCGAAATCGAGATGGCGGTGGCGGAGACGCAGGGCCTAAGGAGCATGCCGGTGGCGGCAGACCCTGGGGCGCAGCTCGACTGCCGCCTCCGGTCCCTGGAGCAGGAGCTGGATGACCTCAGGCAGCTCTCTAGAGACAAAGACCTGGAGATCGACGAGCTGCAGCGACGCCTGGGCTCTGTGGCCATCAAGCGGGAACAAAGGGAGAACCACCTGCGGCGCTCCATCGTGGTCATCGACCCCGACTCGGGCCGCGAGCTGTCCCCAGAGGAAGCCCACCGGGCTGGCCTCATCGACTGGAACATGTTTGTGAAACTCAGGAGCCAGGAGTGCGACTGGGAGGAAATCTCCGTCAAGGGTCCCAACGGGGAGTCCTCTGTGATCCATGACAGGAAGTCTGGCAAGAAGTTCTCCATTGAAGAGGCCCTACAGAACGGAAGACTGACCCCTGCCCAGTACGACCGCTACATCAACAAGGATATGTCCATCCAGGAGCTGGCCGTCCTAGTGTCCGGGGAGAAGTAG
- the PPL gene encoding periplakin isoform X1 produces MNSLFKKRNKGKYSPTVRTRSVSNKELSELIEQLQKNADQVERNIVDTEAKLQSDLARLQEGRQPEHRDSALQKVSDSEKLLYVLEADAAIAKHMKHPQADMIAEDICQLKERVTNLRGKHKQVYNLAVKEVDPQVNWEALVEEKLDKLSSQSFGSDLPLVDHQVEQHNIFHNEVKAIRPHLTKDGGKEQNSELQAKYQKLLAASQARQQHLSSLQDYMQRCTNELYWLDQQAQSRMQYDWSDCNLDYPSRRRQYENFINRNLEAKEERINKLHSEGDQLLAAKHPGRKSIEAHMEAVHADWKEYLNLLICEESHLKYMEDYHQFHKDVKDAQELLRKVDSDLNQKYSPDFKDQYQIELMLRELDDQEKALDKYEHEVRGLQKRGQQVVPLRYRRETPFKPIPVEALCDFESDQGLISRGYSYTLQRNNGESWDLTDSAGNELTAPAVCFMIPPTDPEALALADSLGSQYQTLRQKAAGSRRALQQRHEVLKAENSGDVSDLQGRQLLAGLDKVASDLDRQEKAITGILRPPLEQGRAVQDSAERAKDLKNITNELLRIEPEKASSTAEGEAFMQALPDSGSAALLRTRVEDTQRRYERLVQLLDAAQEKVDIANRLEKSLQQGREVLASYENQLAQEDTVPKSGHALDSKRQELAAMASELQARQALLSEVEQNLQAAKQCSGSLASRFQEHCPDLERQEAEVHKLRQRFDNLCQQVELRVQSLQSTRAAHDAFYSGRDRLLQFLSHIPSYEPQETDGLGQMETKLNNQKNLLDEIARREEEVQKVYTHSQQYQQAVKDYELEAEKLRSLLDLENGRSSHMSKRARLQSPATKVREEETALAAKFTEVNAINRQRLQNLEFALNLLRQQAEAGMSHEALPRGKPGSEVEETWKIQRELDEEAERRQQLENEVRSAQEEIRTLQNQSPQEAVVRKVLKKVPDPTLEESFRQTQQTLVEEQCKNQLLQKELEALQLRLCALEQEARDGGQEYMVKEVLRIEPDQTQANEVLRLREELEELRRQKGTREAEVLLLQQRIAALAQEKNQVREKVTEKDVVKLQNDPQLEAEFRKLQEDQQREHQLREKQEEELSFLQDKLKRLEKERAMAESKIIIKEVLKVEKDVATEREVGDLKRQYEDEAAKARANKREKTGLLRKIWALEEENAKVVVQEKVREIVRPDPKAESEVANLRLELVEQECKYRGAEEQLKSYQSELEVLRRRGPQVEVKEVTKEIIKYKTDPEMEKELQRLREEIIDKTRLIERCDLEIYQLKQEIQSLKEAKPQVQTKEVVQELLQFQEDPQTKEEVESLRAQLSQEQKKQVDLEIERASQEEKIKQKEEELSQVKEKMVQQEVVRYEEEPGLQAEVNAFTESINAELQQIDGLRGELQQLQRRRAELECQLEELERERQTRREAELEVQHLKQRLAQLEEGEAREKVTLKQKVVLQQDPQQAREHTLLALQLEEERHRRQVLEHELKTLKKKLEHLEKMEVKEKVVLSKSIQVERGDTEQEIQKLKSSLEAESQSKRELDAEVSQLEAKLSELEFCNSKSSKELDFLREENHKLQLERQSLQLEARRLQSEIEMAVAETQGLRSMPVAADPGAQLDCRLRSLEQELDDLRQLSRDKDLEIDELQRRLGSVAIKREQRENHLRRSIVVIDPDSGRELSPEEAHRAGLIDWNMFVKLRSQECDWEEISVKGPNGESSVIHDRKSGKKFSIEEALQNGRLTPAQYDRYINKDMSIQELAVLVSGEK; encoded by the exons ATGAACTCGCTCTTCaagaagagaaacaaaggcaAATACAGCCCCACGGTTCGGACCCGCAG CGTCTCTAACAAGGAGCTGTCAGAGCTGATTGAGCAGCTGCAGAAGAATGCCGACCAGGTGGAGAGGAACATCGTGGACACGGAGGCCAAGCTGCAGAGC GACCTGGCCCGGCTGCAGGAGGGCCGGCAGCCGGAGCACCGGGACTCAGCCCTGCAGAAGGTTTCAGACTCAGAGAAGCTGCTGTATGTGCTGGAGGCAGACGCGGCCATCGCCAAGCACATGAAGCACCCCCAGGCGGACATGATCGCCGAGGA CATCTGTCAGCTGAAGGAGCGTGTGACCAACCTCCGCGGGAAACACAAGCAGGTCTACAACCTGGCAGTGAAGGAGGTGGACCCGCAGGTCAACTGGGAGGCGCTGGTGGAGGAAAAGCTG GACAAGCTGAGCAGCCAGAGCTTCGGGTCGGACCTGCCACTGGTGGACCACCAGGTGGAGCAGCACAACATCTTCCACAATGAAGTCAAGGCCATCAGGCCCCACCTGACCAAGGACGGGGGCAAG GAGCAGAACAGCGAACTGCAGGCCAAGTACCAGAAACTGCTG GCGGCGTCTCAGGCACGGCAGCAGCACCTGAGCTCGCTGCAGGACTACATGCAGCGCTGCACCAATGAGCTGTACTGGCTGGACCAGCAGGCCCAGAGTCGTATGCAGTACGACTGGAGCGACTGCAACCTCGACTACCCCAGCCGCCGGCGCCAGTATGAG AATTTCATCAACCGGAACCTGGAGGCCAAAGAGGAGAGAATTAACAAGCTGCACAGTGAGGGTGACCAGCTGCTTGCCGCCAAGCACCCCGGAAGGAAATCCATTGAG GCTCACATGGAGGCTGTGCATGCAGATTGGAAGGAGTACCTGAACCTGCTCATCTGTGAGGAGAGCCATCTGAAGTACATGGAAGACTACCACCAG TTCCACAAAGACGTGAAGGATGCCCAGGAGCTGCTGCGCAAGGTGGACTCAGACCTGAACCAGAAATACAGTCCCGACTTCAAAGACCAATACCAGATTGAGTTGATGCTGCGGGAGCTGGAC GACCAGGAGAAGGCTCTGGACAAGTACGAGCACGAGGTGCGGGGCCTGCAGAAGCGAGGGCAGCAGGTGGTACCCCTCAGGTACCGCCGGGAGACACCATTCAAGCCCATCCCCGTGGAGGCACTCTGTGACTTTGAGAGTGACCAG GGCCTAATCTCTCGGGGCTACAGCTACACCCTGCAGAGGAACAACGGGGAGAGCTGGGACCTCACGGACAGCGCAGGGAATGAGCTGACTGCCCCAGCTGTCTGCTTCATGATCCCTCCCACCGACCCCGAGGCCCTGGCTCTGGCCGACAG CCTGGGCAGCCAGTACCAGACCCTGCGGCAGAAGGCAGCTGGGAGCAGAAGGGCGCTCCAGCAGCGGCATGAGGTGCTGAAGGCAGAGAACTCTGGAG ATGTCTCTGACCTGCAGGGCCGGCAGCTGCTGGCCGGCTTGGACAAGGTGGCCAGCGACCTGGACCGGCAGGAGAAGGCCATCACAGGGATCCTGCGGCCGCCGCTGGAGCAGGGCCGGGCCGTGCAGGACAGTGCTGAGCGGGCCAAGGACCTCAAG AACATCACCAACGAGCTGCTGCGCATCGAGCCCGAGAAGGCGAGCAGCACGGCCGAGGGCGAGGCATTCATGCAGGCCCTCCCGGACAGTGGCAGTGCGGCCCTGCTGAGGACGCGGGTGGAGGACACCCAGCGCAGATACGAGCGCCTGGTGCAGCTGCTGGACGCGGCCCAGGAGAA GGTTGACATCGCCAACCGCCTGGAGAAGAGCCTGCAGCAGGGCCGGGAGGTGCTGGCCTCATACGAAAACCAGCTGGCCCAGGAGGACACAGTGCCCAAGAGTGGCCATGCCCTGGACAGCAAGAGGCAGGAGCTGGCG GCCATGGCCTCCGAGCTGCAGGCCCGGCAGGCCCTCCTCAGCGAGGTGGAGCAGAATCTGCAGGCCGCCAAGCAGTGCTCTGGCTCGCTGGCCAGCCGCTTCCAGGAGCACTGCCCGGACCTGGAGCGCCAGGAGGCTGAGGTGCACAAGCTGCGCCAGCGCTTTGACAACCTCTGCCAGCAGGTGGAGCTCAG GGTCCAGAGCCTGCAGAGCACCCGGGCTGCTCACGACGCCTTCTATAGTGGCCGCGACCGCCTGCTGCAGTTCCTGTCCCACATCCCCAGCTACGAGCCCCAGGAGACAGACGGCCTCGGCCAGATGGAGACCAAACTGAACAACCAGAAG AACCTGCTAGATGAGATAgcaagaagggaagaggaagtaCAGAAAGTCTACACCCACTCCCAGCAGTACCAGCAAGCTGTCAAG GACTACGAGTTGGAAGCAGAGAAACTCAGGTCCCTCCTTGACTTGGAGAATGGAAGAAGCAGCCACATGAGCAAGAGGGCCAGGCTCCAGTCCCCTGCCACCAAAGTGAGGGAAGAG GAAACGGCTCTTGCTGCCAAGTTCACGGAAGTTAATGCCATCAACAGACAGAGGCTGCAGAATCTGGAGTTTGCTCTGAATCTCCTGAGACAG CAGGCTGAGGCAGGCATGAGCCATGAGGCCCTGCCCAGGGGCAAGCCGGGCTCCGAAGTAGAGGAGACGTGGAAGATTCAGAGGGAGCTGGACGAGGAGGCGGAGCGGAGGCAGCAGCTGGAGAATGAGGTCAGGAGCGCCCAGGAGGAGATCCGGACCCTGCAGAACCAGAGCCCACAGGAAGCAGTGGTGAGGAAGGTGCTCAAGAAGGTGCCAGACCCCACGCTGGAGGAGAGCTTCCGGCAGACGCAGCAGACCCTGGTGGAGGAGCAGTGCAAGAACCAGCTGCTGCAGAAGGAGCTGGAGGCGCTGCAGCTGCGGCTGTGCGCCCTGGAGCAGGAGGCCAGGGATGGCGGGCAGGAGTACATGGTCAAGGAGGTTCTGCGCATCGAGCCGGACCAAACCCAGGCCAACGAGGTCCTGAGGCTGCGGGAGGAGCTGGAGGAGCTGCGGCGGCAGAAGGGCACCCGGGAGGCAGAGGTGCTCCTCCTGCAGCAGCGCATcgcagccctggcccaggagaaGAACCAGGTGCGGGAGAAGGTCACCGAGAAGGATGTGGTGAAACTGCAGAATGACCCCCAGCTGGAGGCAGAGTTCCGGAAGCTGCAGGAGGACCAGCAACGGGAGCATCAGCtcagggagaagcaggaggaggagCTGAGCTTCCTCCAGGACAAGCTGAAGAGGCTGGAGAAGGAGCGGGCCATGGCTGAGAGCAAGATCATCATCAAGGAGGTGCTCAAGGTGGAAAAGGATGTGGCAACCGAGAGGGAGGTGGGTGACCTCAAACGCCAGTATGAGGACGAGGCCGCCAAGGCTCGTGCCAACAAGAGGGAGAAAACGGGGCTGCTCCGAAAGATCTGGGCCTTGGAGGAGGAAAATGCCAAAGTGGTCGTGCAGGAAAAAGTGCGGGAGATCGTCCGGCCAGACCCCAAGGCAGAGAGTGAGGTGGCCAACCTCCGCCTGGAGCTGGTCGAGCAGGAGTGCAAGTACCGGGGGGCCGAGGAGCAGCTGAAGAGCTACCAGAGCGAGCTGGAGGTGCTCCGGAGGCGGGGCCCCCAGGTGGAGGTCAAGGAAGTGACGAAGGAGATCATCAAGTACAAGACTGACCCCGAGATGGAGAAAGAGCTTcagaggctcagggaggagaTCATCGACAAGACCAGACTCATCGAAAGGTGTGACCTGGAGATCTACCAGCTGAAGCAGGAGATCCAGTCCCTGAAAGAGGCCAAACCCCAGGTGCAGACCAAGGAGGTGGTCCAGGAGCTCCTGCAGTTCCAGGAAGACCCCCAGACCAAAGAGGAAGTGGAGTCTCTGAGGGCCCAGCTGTCACAGGAGCAGAAGAAGCAAGTGGATCTGGAAATAGAGAGGGCGTCCCAGGAggaaaaaatcaaacagaaggAGGAGGAGCTTTCCCAGGTGAAGGAGAAGATGGTCCAGCAGGAGGTCGTCAGGTACGAGGAGGAGCCGGGCCTGCAGGCCGAGGTGAACGCCTTCACCGAGAGCATCAACGCGGAGCTGCAGCAGATCGATGGCCTCCGCGGGGAGCTGCAGCAGCTACAGCGCAGGCGAGCGGAGCTGGAGTGCCAGCTGGAGGAGCTGGAGCGCGAGCGGCAGACACGCAGGGAGGCCGAGCTGGAGGTACAGCACCTGAAGCAGCGGCTGGCccagctggaggagggggaggcccGGGAAAAGGTGACCCTCAAGCAGAAGGTGGTGCTGCAGCAGGACCCCCAGCAGGCCCGGGAGCACACCCTGCTCGCGCTGCAGCTGGAGGAAGAGCGGCACCGGCGGCAGGTCCTGGAGCATGAGCTCAAGACCCTGAAGAAAAAGCTGGAGCACCTAGAGAAGATGGAGGTCAAGGAGAAGGTGGTCCTCTCCAAGAGCATCCAGGTGGAGAGAGGTGACACCGAGCAGGAGATTCAGAAGCTAAAGAGCAGCCTGGAGGCAGAGAGCCAGAGCAAGAGGGAGCTGGACGCGGAGGTGAGCCAGCTGGAGGCCAAGCTGTCGGAGCTGGAGTTCTGTAACTCCAAGTCATCCAAGGAGCTGGATTTCTTGAGGGAAGAGAACCACAAACTGCAGCTGGAGCGGCAGAGCCTGCAGCTCGAGGCCCGCAGGCTCCAGTCCGAAATCGAGATGGCGGTGGCGGAGACGCAGGGCCTAAGGAGCATGCCGGTGGCGGCAGACCCTGGGGCGCAGCTCGACTGCCGCCTCCGGTCCCTGGAGCAGGAGCTGGATGACCTCAGGCAGCTCTCTAGAGACAAAGACCTGGAGATCGACGAGCTGCAGCGACGCCTGGGCTCTGTGGCCATCAAGCGGGAACAAAGGGAGAACCACCTGCGGCGCTCCATCGTGGTCATCGACCCCGACTCGGGCCGCGAGCTGTCCCCAGAGGAAGCCCACCGGGCTGGCCTCATCGACTGGAACATGTTTGTGAAACTCAGGAGCCAGGAGTGCGACTGGGAGGAAATCTCCGTCAAGGGTCCCAACGGGGAGTCCTCTGTGATCCATGACAGGAAGTCTGGCAAGAAGTTCTCCATTGAAGAGGCCCTACAGAACGGAAGACTGACCCCTGCCCAGTACGACCGCTACATCAACAAGGATATGTCCATCCAGGAGCTGGCCGTCCTAGTGTCCGGGGAGAAGTAG